Proteins co-encoded in one Octopus bimaculoides isolate UCB-OBI-ISO-001 chromosome 9, ASM119413v2, whole genome shotgun sequence genomic window:
- the LOC106877490 gene encoding diphthine methyltransferase, with the protein MITTLQTLKTKFYADSVEWCPVSKDSSVLLVGNYQLVEELQRSEQQDEENSNVNCRVGRLYVYQLKLIDSQELLSIDEELNHSGILDIKWFHSDLNGHSSFALVDAEGQLCLYRLEGEDQKHVSLTSSEELDSNVIGLSLDWSIPQQSRDPSIIASSSDGKISLWQVTNTGLKNIIRWKAHDFEAWISAFDYWDENLAYTGGDDCRFKGWDLRSSQSKPVFTSKIHSMGVCSIQSNPKLPHILATGSYDEQLMLWDTRSMKVPLRSKSLGGGIWRIKWHPSSGNCIATATMYNGFHIIDCGLHTAVCSPTYCLFDEVTVVGQLKIKIGCLISGMLSGTHICPLVT; encoded by the exons ATGATTACAACACTTCAGACCCTTAAAACCAAGTTCTATGCTGATTCAGTAGAATGGTGTCCAGTTAGTAAAGATTCTTCAGTTCTACTTGTTGGTAATTATCAACTCGTTGAAGAATTACAACGCTCAGAGCAACAG GATGAAGAGAACTCAAATGTGAACTGTCGTGTTGGtagattgtatgtatatcaactaAAATTAATAGACTCTCAGGAACTGCTCTCCATTGATGAAGAGTTGAATCATTCCGGAATATTGGACATTAAATGGTTTCATTCAGATCTTAACGGTCACTCGTCATTTGCCTTGGTTGATGCTGAAGGTCAACTATGTCTTTATCGTCTTGAAGGTGAAGACCAGAAGCATGTATCTTTGACCAGTTCTGAAGAATTAGATTCTAATGTTATTGGTTTATCCTTGGACTGGTCAATTCCTCAACAATCAag ggacccttctattatagcttccaGTTCTGATGGTAAGATCTCACTTTGGCAAGTGACAAATACTGGATTGAAGAACATTATTAGATGGAAGGCACATGATTTCGAAGCATGGATTTCAGCTTTTGATTATTGGGACGAAAATCTGGCATACACAG GTGGGGATGATTGTCGATTTAAAGGTTGGGATCTGAGAAGTTCACAGAGCAAACCAGTTTTCACCAGCAAAAT CCATTCAATGGGTGTATGCAGTATACAGAGCAACCCTAAGCTACCACATATCCTAGCTACAGGAAG CTACGATGAACAATTGATGTTATGGGATACTCGCAGCATGAAGGTGCCACTTAGATCTAAATCCCTTGGTGGTGGAATCTGGAGAATTAAATGGCACCCTAGTTCTGGTAATTGTATTGCTACAGCAACAATGTATAATGGTTTCCACATTATTGACTGTGGACTTCACACTGCTG TCTGTTCTCCCACATATTGTCTCTTTGATGAAGTTACAGTTGTGGGTCAGTTAAAGATCAAGATTGGATGCCTGATATCTGGAATGTTGTCAGGTACTCACATTTGTCCATTAGTTACATAA